CGCAGGATTGGAGAGAACGACTCTTGTTGAATCGTTACCAAATATGATCAGAAATAGCATAATAGCAGCCATGCGGAAAGCAGTGTATTCAACCAGCCTAAGAACTTGACTCTTCCGGTCAGCAAAATGGAACTCGTCACGAGAATGATATGAGGTAATCATCTATGACCCCTTTCACAACTCAAGTGCGAAAACTAATCCTCCAATACTAACAAACCATGGTATAGCAGTCAACCCTCATTCCCAAGGCATAAACCATTTAAGCATACATACGCACAGAGCCCTTGGCCATCATGGGCTCAGGGGCTCTCAAGTCAGTATATTCAGCCGATGTGGTACTTGGCCATCAGGCTCAGGGCAATGATAATCGCTACCCAGATGAGGGCCACTACGATAGTCAGACGATTCAGGTTCTTCTCAGCCACGCCCGAGGTACCGGCGTTGGAGCTGATGCCGCCGCCGAACATGTCGGAAAGGCCGCCACCCTTACCCTTATGCATCAAAATAAGCAAGGTTAACAGGATGCTGGCAATGACGACAACGATTTCCAGCGCGATTTTCAGAATGGTCACAACTTACCTCCACAAGTGAAATTACTTCTACTGTAATGCATGGCCTCGTCAATGCCAAGCGTGTATCTTGTCTCTTTCCCCAAAGTCTAGTGTACGCTGCCTACTTACTACTCGCTTTCAGCGTGAGACGAGCGATTGTAGCGAACTCCTCCACGTCCAGTGAGGCTCCCCCAACTAAGAAACCATCGACGTCGCTTTGACTGATGAGCTCCTGGGCGTTGTGGGAGCTCACGGAACCGCCGTAGAGAATCCGCATAGTCTGGGCTGCTCCCCTGCCAAAAGCCGACTCTACGTGAGCACGAATGGCACGGGCAGCGTCCTGAGCCACCTGAGGAGTAGCCACCATTCCAGTTCCGATCGCCCACACAGGCTCATAGGCCACCACGAGCTTACCGACCTCTTCTTGAGAGAGGTCGCGGGTGACATCCTTCACCTGCCCGACAGCGAACTCTAGCTCGATACCTTGCCGACGTTCCTCATAGCTCTCCCCCACACACAGGATAGGCTGCATGCCAGCTGCAAGCACGGCCCGAACCTGGTCAACAATATTGGCATCATCCTCTGGGTGGTACTTGCGCCGTTCAGAGTGGCCTACAATAACGTACCTGCAACCCAGCTGAGCTAGCATGTCGGCTGAAACGTCGCCGGTAAAAGCCCCCTGGCTGGTGACGGAAACGGTTTGCGCACCGTATGAGATTTTAAGATTGTCGGCTTCCACGAGCACTTCAACCGAGCGCAGAGCGGTAAAAGCAGGCATCAGCGCAACTTCACAGCGCTTGTAGTCGAATTTGGCATCCCGCAGGAGCCAGACCAGCTTCTGCACAAAATACGTGGCCTCTAAGTGGTCGAAATTCATCTTCCAATTGCCGGCCACCAGCGGTGTGCGCACCATGCCTGCCTCCAGACGGAACTATAAGCGCCAGATGAAAGGTGCCAGGCGGGTTCTCCCCCCGTTCTGGCACCTCAGTGACAACAGCTGAGGAACTACTCGAGCACCTTGAGTCCTGGCAAGGTCTTACCTTCCAAGAACTCAAGGGAAGCACCGCCGCCAGTGGAGATGTGGGAGAACCCATCCTCTGGGAAGCCTAAGTTGCGCACAGCGGAAGCTGAGTCGCCGCCACCGACGATGGTGAAAGCGCCAGCCTTAGTAGCGTCAACTAGACCCTGAGCAACGGCCTGAGTGCCAGCTGCAAACTGGGGAACCTCGAAGACACCCATGGGCCCGTTCCAGACCACAGTCTTGGAGTCAACGATCTTGTCGTGGAAGAGCTTCTGGGAGTCGGGGCCGATGTCTAGACCCATCATCTCAGCTGGGATGGCATCTGCAGCAACCACCTGCGGATCTACTGGCGTATCGCCAGCCGGGAAGCCCTTGTTGACCACAATGTCGGTGGGCAGTACCAGCTCGATGCCGCGCTCCTTGGCTGTCTGAATGTAGCCCTTAACGGTGTCGATTTGATCCTCTTCCAGCAGGGAGGTGCCCACTTCGTAGCCCTGAGCCTTGAGGAAGGTGAAGACCATGCCGCCGCCGATGACCAGGCGATCGGCCTTGTCCAGCAGGTTCTCAATCACGCCCAGCTTGTCGGACACCTTGGAACCACCCAGAACGACAGTAAAGGGGCGCTCAGGGTTCTGCGTGGCCTTGGACAGGGCCTTGACTTCCTTCTCTACCAGCAGACCGGCAGCAGAGGGCAGATAGGCCGCTACGGAGTAGTTGGACCCCTGGGCACGGTGGACCACGCCGAAGCCATCCGAGACGAAGACATCGCCCAGGGCGGCAATCTTCTGTGCGTACCCATCGCGCTCGGACTCATCCTTGCTGGTCTCCTCAGGGTTAAAGCGCACATTCTCCAGCAGAAGCACATCGCCATCTTCCATCTGAGCGACCTTAGCTTGAGCGTCGGGGCCGTAGGTATCCTTGGCTAGCGGCACTTTCACGCCGAGCAGCTCGCCTAAGCGCTGAGCCACCGGAGCCAAGCTCAGCTCAGGCACAACCTGGCCCTTGGGGCGTCCCAGGTGAGCCATGAGAATGACCTTGGCACCTTGCTGGCGGAGGTTCTCAATCGTTGGCAAGGCAGCCTTGATACGGCCGTCGTCCGTGATGGTGGTGCCCTTCAGCGGCACGTTAAAATCAGCGCGAACCAGGACGCGCTTACCCTTGAGATTGCCCAAATCTTGAAGCGTCTTCATAGATTTCCTTTCCTGACCGCAGTCACGCTCGCCCAAAAGCAGGCGCGGCTACAGATACCATTGGTCACAACTACTGACACTATCTTCTATAGTAGTGGTTCGAAGCGATAATCGTCACCCAAGTTTTAAGGAGAGAGGGCACCCTCAGCTCTGCTCTTCCTGCTGCTTACGCACTTTCGCCGACAATTGCAGCAGACGGCGGATACGGCCTGCAATCGCATCTTTGGTGACAGGCGGGTCAGCGAGCCTTCCAAGCTCTTCCAGGCTGGCATCGCGGTGGTCCAGCCTGAGCTGACCAGCTGCGCGCAGATTCTCGGGCACGTTGTCTCCCAAAATTTTGAAAGCTTCAGTCACCTTTGCCGAAGCCTCTACAGCTGCCTTCGCCGAGCGACGCATATTCGCGTCGTCAAAGTTCGCCAGGCGGTTGGCCTTACCCCGAGACTCACCATCCGAACGCTTACCAGTCCACTCGCGCGCCGCCTTAGGGGCACCGATGAGGATGAGCATACGCTCGATAGCATCGGGGTCGCGCAAGGTTACGCGCTCTGAGGAACGCACCTGCCGTGCCTTCGCTTTGATGCCTAGTCGGCGTGCCACCTGAACCAGGGCTAGAGCTGCTTCTGGGCCCGGGCAGATAATCTCTAAATACGAAGCTTTGCCTGGGTCTGAGAGCTCACCGTGGGCTAAGAATGCTCCGCGCCAGGCGGCCTTAATCTGGGAGATGTTGCCGGAGACAATGTCTTCGGGTAGGCCCCTGACCGGACGCTTACGACGGTCGAGAAGGCCGGTCTGCAGGGCTAAGGCACCGCCTGCGCGCAGGACCCGCACCGAGTACCGGCGCACCTGGCCTGTAGGGGTTTGTCGAGCTATTTCAATCAGTTCGCTCTCGTGGCCGTACACATCTCGAATAGTGGACTGCAACCAATGAGCGGCGGGCAGGGAGTCGAACTGGGCCTCCACCACAATATGCCGTTGAATGATGTGCAAGCCACCGCCGAAACGGATCATAGCAGCGGCCTGAGCCTTCTTTGCTTGAGGCAGTTCGCTATCGATGCTGGCGAGCTCACTTTTGACATCATCCAGTAGGGCCAAGACCCGTCCTCCTACGATTCTTTTGACAACTGTTGAAGTCTCGCCACAGGTAAATCGGACGAGGCCACCGGACTACTGTGATACCGAATATCTTGGACAAATTACACCAAAGGTATTCTGCTCGAGACCAGTAATCAGGCAAACTCTAGGCTACCTGCTGCGCGGGACTGCTTCAAGGGCAGATAGTGAACTTTACACATTTTTTTGATGAGGCAGCTCACGCGCCGATACCGTCACGTCCAAGCCCTTCGCCCGCAGACGATTCGCCAGCTCCTCACTCATAGCCACTGACCGGTGCTGGCCGCCGGTGCAACCGATAGCGATATTGACAAAGTGCTTATCTTCGCTAGCGTACCCACGAATAGCTGTCATAATGGCCTGGCTGTATGAGTCCAGGAAGTCCTTGGCCCCCTGACTGGCCATCACATAGTCGTGGACAGGCTGGTCGCGGCCGTTGAGCTCGCGTAGCTCGGGTACCCAGAAGGGGTTGGGCAAGAACCGCACGTCGGCCACAAAATCGGCATCAATGGGCAAACCGTACTTAAAACCAAAGCTGAATATGTGCACGGCCACTGTTGAGGGCCCCTTGCCCAGAAGGGAGTCATACAATCTTGTCGAGAGCTGGTGAACTGTCAGGTGGGACGTATCAATCACGACGTCAGCCCGTTCCTTCAGATGCTCCAAGAGTTTGCGCTCCTGGCGCACACCGTCGATGAGCCTGCCCGAACCTTGCAAGGGATGGGGGCGGCGCACCGACTCATAACGCTGAATGAGCACCTCATCAGTCGCATCCAAGAAGAGGATACGGCATTTAACACCGAGATCATCGAGATGCCCTAGCACGGCATTCAAATCATCAAAATAAGCGCGCGAGCGTACGTCGATTACGGCGGCTAGGCGGCGGATGTGGCTGCCCGATGAGGTCATCAAATCGACCATAGGCACCAGGAGCTTAGGGGGAAGATTGTCGACCACATACCAACCCATGTCTTCCATGCTGTCGGCGGCACGAGTCCTACCAGCACCAGACATGCCAGTAATGAGCATGACCTCGAAGCCTTCCTTCGGCGGCTGAGCAGCCGCAGCTTCCTGCTGCCCACCAGCCTGCTCTTCTCCCTGCTCCTGCATCACCATACGACCTCTCTGAGAGCCCTATCCATAGCCTCTACCGGTACCTGCATCAGAGGCGTCCCAGTCATGTGAGCCACCTGTCGGACAGCCTGATAGAGCAACATACGTTCTCCACTCAAGGCTACCCCACCCCTAACCCTGCGCCAAGCTTGCAGGAGGAGGCTGGGCTTGGGGCTGTAAACCACATCGAGCAGGATAGGAGTCTTGGAACTCACCCCCCAGGCTACCCCCGGTCTATCTTGGTGCAGCTCTTTGGCCACGGGGTCAGCAGCATGGGCCGGTATGGTTGAAACCACCAGATCGGCTTGCCTGAGTACCAACGATCCCTGGCTCATGTCGACAAGGTCAACGGTCGAGAATCCTAAGCTCTGCGCGAGTGCTTCCGCCCGCTGAGCGTGACTGAGGTGGTGGGCCACAAGAGTGACTTCTTGCACCCCCAAGTAGGACAGGGCGGCCAAGGCTGAACAGGCTGTGGAACCAGTACCGATAACCACGCTCCTACTGCCAGCAGCTTGGAAACGAGGAGGGCACGGTTGCCACCCTACACTGGCTGCCAGCAGGACACGCGGATCGAAAGCATCAGCCTCAGCCTCTGGCGCTCTGGACTGGCTCATCCCTTGAGCCAGAGCGCAAATAATACCCTCAACATCAGTGTTGTACAGCGCTAAAGAGCGCAACTTGTCAGCTCCTGCAGCGTCTTGCGCCCACCGGCACACTGCCGTATTGGCTACCTGCAAGACCTTCGACCAGTGGTCTTGAGGCTGACCGTAGGCAAATACTTCACGCTTCAAGGGCATGGTCAGGCTCAACCCAGCCCAAGATGAATCGAGCGCCGCTAGCATGGACCCGAGCTGGCCAGATGGCACATTGACCGGCTGGTAAGACCACTGACTGAGCCCTAGGGCTGCGTATGCTGCCTGGTGCAGTCGCGGAGAGAGCGAATGGCTGATAGGCGAACCTACTACGGCACACCGCCGACGTATGACAGGCATCCTATCTCCCTCCAAACTTGCACCCTGTGTAAGACTCACCAGCCTTGCTTCAACCAGTCTACTCACTCATCGGCCGTTGACTCTTGAGTTTTGACCTGGGAAGGCGCGCTCTGGGCGCTACTGCCGACCCCATCTTCGTCATGTAGGGCCTGATAGATGCTCTCCGCTTTCGCCTGACCAACTCCTGGCACCGCTTGGAGTTCTTCAAGGCTGGCCTGGCGCATCTTCTTTACTGACCCAAAGGCTCTCAACAGGCGCTTCTGATAGGTCTGCCCAATACCGGGAATATCGTCCAAAACTGAGCGCAGAGAACCCTTACGGCGCGTCTGCCGATGGTAGGTAATGGCGAAACGATGGGATTCATCTCGAACGCGCTGAAGCAAGTACATACCCTGGGACTGCCGCTTCAAGATGATGGGATAGTCGTCGTCAGGCACCCAGACCTCCTCCAGGCGCTTGGCCAAGCCGCACAGGGCAACATCGCTAATACCGGCATCGTGCAGGGCGCGGGCGGCAGCCTGGACTTGGGGCTTACCGCCGTCCACCACTATCAGGTTCGGCTTATAAGCGAAGTGCCTGGGCTGTGTATTCTGCTGAACGATCTGAGAACTGTCCGTTACCGCAATCGGGTCCTGAGAAACTCGGGCTTCTTCTGGCTGCTGATGGTCAGCCTCGACAGCACGCTGCAGCTGCCGCTCATTTTCAATACTCTCGCCCGAATCACCGGCAATATTGCCGTGCTTAAAGCGGCGGGTCAGCGTCTCATAAATAGCTGAGGTATCGTCAAGAGCACCCTTGCCGTCTTCTCCGCGGATAGCGAACCGGCGGTACTCGGACTTCTTAGCTATGGCATCTTCAAAAACGACCATTGAGGCCACCTGGAAGGCACCAGCAACCGTGTTGGAAATATCGTAGCACTCAATACGCAGGGGCGCTTGCTTGAGACCAAGGGCCTGAGCTACGTCGTTCATGGCGGCACTGCGGGCACCCAAGTCCGAAATACGGCTCATCTTGGAGCGTTGCAAGGACTGCTGGGCGTTAGCCTGTGCCCGGTCCATCAGTGCCTTTTTCTCACCACGACTGGCCACTCGTATGGTCACGGCTCCCCCACGTATGCCAGTCAGCCAGGTTTCCAAATCCTCAGTTCGTTCAGGCTGAACCGGCACGACGACCTCGCGGGGAACAGGCGCAATCGGCTCCAGAAGATCAGCTCGGCCTGTCTGCTCCTGGCGTTCATGCCGCGCTTTAGTAGCCTTGGCGCGGTCAGCAGCGTCGAGCGCCGTCACCCGCTGAGTGGAGCCCAGGGCATCTCGCTTTTGGGCCACCTCAATTGATGACTCTTCTCCGCCCGGCAGAGCCAATGCTGGCAGGTTGGGGTCTTCCTCCTGCTGGTGCTCGGAAACTAAGTCTGAGTACACCTGCGTAATCAGGTCGCTCATCAACTCCCCATCACTGACATCTTCAACCCGCTCCACCGACCAGGATCGCTCGCCGCGGATGGCTCCGGCCCGCACAAAGAAGGCGTGGACAGAGGCTTCCAACTCATCAGAGGCCATGCCGAAGATATCTGCGTCAACATCAGAGTTGAAGACCACGGAATTTTGCTCAATCACGGTCTCCAACATCGCAATCTGATCACGCAGGCGGGCCGCCTTCTCAAAGTTGAGCTCCTGACTCGCCTCTTTCATCTGCCGTCGCAAGCCAGCCTTATAAGACTTGCCCAGGCGCCCTGTCATCACACCCACGAGCTCAGCCACCATCTTGCGGTGGTCCTCAGGCGAAATTCTGCCCACGCACGGGGCCGAGCACTTGCCAATAGAAGCGAGCAAGCAGGGGCGACCAGAGAGCTGGGCCTTGTGGAAGACTCCAGGCGTACAGGTACGGACCGAATACGTTTTTAAGAGGGCATCTAAGGTATGACGAACGTCCCACACTTTGGCATAGGGGCCAAAATACCTGGTGTCGCGCCGCTTGCGGATACGAGTCATCCAGACGCGGGGAACCTGTTCCCCCACCGACACCGCTAAATACGGATAGGTTTTGTCATCTCGAAAAACGACGTTGAACCGCGGGTCAAACTCTTTGATCCAGGTGTACTCCAGCGTCAGGGATTCCAGCTCGGTGCCTACTACCGTCCACTCCAAGCTGCGAGCAGTCAAGACCATGGTTTGCGTGCGAGGATGGAGGTTGACCAGAGGCTGGAAGTAGTTGCTCAAACGGTTGCGAAGATTTTTAGCCTTGCCCACATAAATGACCCGACCGTCGCCATCGCGCCACTTGTAGACACCCGGCTGCGCAGGAATGTCGCCAGCTTTAGGGCGGAAAAGATCACGAGAGTCACCCAAGAGTGGCGCACCGTTTACATTGACGCCATCACTGGATTCAGAGCCAGTGGCTGTGCTCTCAATCAGCGTTTGTGCTGTTTTGTGCCAGACCCCTGACGAATGACGCTCGAAGCAGCTTCGTGACATGAATCCCCTTTAGGCCTTGGATCGTGACTTGCTCGCCTGCGAACGAGATGGTTTCTTTGCTGCCGAGGATGTGCGACCAGCCTTCTCCACCTTGCTGGCATCGAGCATAGGTTTGAGGAAGCGTCCAGTCCAGCTCTTGGGGTTCGCAGCCACCTGCTCGGGCGTACCTTCGGCTACAACTGTGCCACCGCCATCGCCTCCTTCGGGCCCCAGGTCGATAACCCAGTCCGCCGTTTTAACTACATCGAGATTATGCTCGATAATAATCACCGTGTTGCCCTTGTCTACCAAGCCCTGAAGCACTCCTAAAAGCTTGTGGACATCGTCAAAGTGCAGACCCGTAGTGGGCTCATCGAGGATATAGACTGTCTTACCATCCGACCGTCTTTGCAGCTCGGTAGCCAGCTTGACACGCTGGGACTCTCCTCCAGAGAGGGTAGGGGCAGGTTGCCCTAAACGGATATAGCCCAGACCCACGTCAACTAGAGTTCGCAAATATCGGGAGATAGAGGGATAAGCAGAGAAGAAGTCGGCTGCCTGCTCGATAGGCATATCAAGCACATCGGAGACGGTCTTACCCTTATAGGTCACCTCTAAGGTCTCCCGGTTGTAGCGCTTACCATGGCAGGTCTCGCACTGCACATAGACATCGGGCAGGAAGTTCATCTCTATCTTGATAGTGCCGTCACCATGGCAGGCTTCACAGCGCCCTCCCTTGACGTTGAAGGAGAAACGGCCTGGACCATAGCCGCGCACCTGGGCTTCAGGTGTTTTGGCGAAGAGCTGACGAATCTTATCCCACACGCCCGTATAGGTGGCTGGATTGGAACGAGGAGTGCGGCCAATAGGATTCTGGTCCACATGAATCACCTTGCGCACCTGGTCGAGCCCCTCGACCCGCGTGTGCTTGCCGGGCACAATACGAGCATTGTTGAGTTCGTCCGCCAATACTGGGTAGAGGATGGAGTTCACCAGGGTCGACTTACCAGAACCAGAGACACCCGTGACCAGGGTCATCACGCCGAGCGGGAACTGAACTTTTAGGTTCTTTAAGTTGTTCTCACGGGCACCCACCACTGTCAACTGCTTACTACGGCTGATTTTGCGCCGGTGGGCGGGAACTGCTATCTGGCGACGGCCGGCGATATAGTCGCCGGTAATCGACCGGCTAGCTTGAGTCAGACCGGCGGAAGGACCAGAGTAAATGACCTCACCGCCATGCTCGCCAGCACCGGGGCCAATATCCACCAGCCAATCGGCCTCACGAATCGTGTCCTCGTCGTGCTCCACCACAATCAGCGTGTTGCCCAAGTCCCGTAGTCGCTTCAGGGTGGCGATCAGCCGCTCATTGTCCCGCTGATGGAGCCCGATGGAAGGCTCGTCGAGCACATACATCACTCCAACCAGCCCGGAACCAATCTGCGTGGCCAGACGAATACGCTGAGCCTCTCCGCCTGAAAGTGTGGCAGCTGCCCTGGAAAGCGTCAAATAGTTCAGGCCTACGTCGTTGAGGAAGCGCAGGCGGGCACGAATTTCTTTGAGCACCTCGCCGGCGATTTTGGCTTGCGCTCCGGCCATGTGCAGGTCTTCAACCCACTGGCAGGACTTGGATATGGGCATATCGCACACCTGTGCGATAGAGAGCCCGTCCACCGTGACAGCCAGTACTTCAGGCTTGAGCCTCTTGCCTTCGCAGACCTGGCAGGGCACTTCGCGCATGTAGGACTCGTAGTACTGCTTCATAGAATCTGAATCAGTCTCGTCCCGGCGACGCATGAGAGTGCGCACTACCCCCTCGAAACCGGTCGTGTACTCCCGCAAACGCCCCCAACGGTTCCGGTAGGAGACTTTGACGTTGAAATCATGACCGTACATTACCGCGTGTTGAACGTCCTTGGGCAGCTTTTTCCAGGGTGTAGCGGTAGAAAAGCCCATTTCCTCTGCCAGGCCGTCCAGCATATGCCCGTAGAAGCGCTGCTGAGTTTTGGTAGACGACCAAGGCTCAATAGCCCCATCCTTGAGGGATTTGTCAGGGTCAGGCACTACCAGCTCAGGGTCAATTTCCAGGCTGAAACCGAGTCCCGAGCAGGCAGGGCAAGCTCCGTACGGGGCGTTGAAAGAAAAAGTTCGCGGCTCTATCTCATCCAACTCCAGCTCGTGGCCGTTGGGGCAAGAGCGGTGCTCAGAGAAGGGTTGGCGACGCTCTGAATCTTTCTCATCCAAGTCGACGAAGTCCGCCACAACCAATCCCTTGGCCAGC
This window of the Bombiscardovia nodaiensis genome carries:
- the secG gene encoding preprotein translocase subunit SecG — protein: MTILKIALEIVVVIASILLTLLILMHKGKGGGLSDMFGGGISSNAGTSGVAEKNLNRLTIVVALIWVAIIIALSLMAKYHIG
- the tpiA gene encoding triosephosphate isomerase; its protein translation is MVRTPLVAGNWKMNFDHLEATYFVQKLVWLLRDAKFDYKRCEVALMPAFTALRSVEVLVEADNLKISYGAQTVSVTSQGAFTGDVSADMLAQLGCRYVIVGHSERRKYHPEDDANIVDQVRAVLAAGMQPILCVGESYEERRQGIELEFAVGQVKDVTRDLSQEEVGKLVVAYEPVWAIGTGMVATPQVAQDAARAIRAHVESAFGRGAAQTMRILYGGSVSSHNAQELISQSDVDGFLVGGASLDVEEFATIARLTLKASSK
- the pgk gene encoding phosphoglycerate kinase, encoding MKTLQDLGNLKGKRVLVRADFNVPLKGTTITDDGRIKAALPTIENLRQQGAKVILMAHLGRPKGQVVPELSLAPVAQRLGELLGVKVPLAKDTYGPDAQAKVAQMEDGDVLLLENVRFNPEETSKDESERDGYAQKIAALGDVFVSDGFGVVHRAQGSNYSVAAYLPSAAGLLVEKEVKALSKATQNPERPFTVVLGGSKVSDKLGVIENLLDKADRLVIGGGMVFTFLKAQGYEVGTSLLEEDQIDTVKGYIQTAKERGIELVLPTDIVVNKGFPAGDTPVDPQVVAADAIPAEMMGLDIGPDSQKLFHDKIVDSKTVVWNGPMGVFEVPQFAAGTQAVAQGLVDATKAGAFTIVGGGDSASAVRNLGFPEDGFSHISTGGGASLEFLEGKTLPGLKVLE
- the whiA gene encoding putative sporulation transcription regulator WhiA, giving the protein MALLDDVKSELASIDSELPQAKKAQAAAMIRFGGGLHIIQRHIVVEAQFDSLPAAHWLQSTIRDVYGHESELIEIARQTPTGQVRRYSVRVLRAGGALALQTGLLDRRKRPVRGLPEDIVSGNISQIKAAWRGAFLAHGELSDPGKASYLEIICPGPEAALALVQVARRLGIKAKARQVRSSERVTLRDPDAIERMLILIGAPKAAREWTGKRSDGESRGKANRLANFDDANMRRSAKAAVEASAKVTEAFKILGDNVPENLRAAGQLRLDHRDASLEELGRLADPPVTKDAIAGRIRRLLQLSAKVRKQQEEQS
- a CDS encoding nucleotide-binding protein translates to MVMQEQGEEQAGGQQEAAAAQPPKEGFEVMLITGMSGAGRTRAADSMEDMGWYVVDNLPPKLLVPMVDLMTSSGSHIRRLAAVIDVRSRAYFDDLNAVLGHLDDLGVKCRILFLDATDEVLIQRYESVRRPHPLQGSGRLIDGVRQERKLLEHLKERADVVIDTSHLTVHQLSTRLYDSLLGKGPSTVAVHIFSFGFKYGLPIDADFVADVRFLPNPFWVPELRELNGRDQPVHDYVMASQGAKDFLDSYSQAIMTAIRGYASEDKHFVNIAIGCTGGQHRSVAMSEELANRLRAKGLDVTVSARELPHQKNV
- the aroE gene encoding shikimate 5-dehydrogenase; the encoded protein is MPVIRRRCAVVGSPISHSLSPRLHQAAYAALGLSQWSYQPVNVPSGQLGSMLAALDSSWAGLSLTMPLKREVFAYGQPQDHWSKVLQVANTAVCRWAQDAAGADKLRSLALYNTDVEGIICALAQGMSQSRAPEAEADAFDPRVLLAASVGWQPCPPRFQAAGSRSVVIGTGSTACSALAALSYLGVQEVTLVAHHLSHAQRAEALAQSLGFSTVDLVDMSQGSLVLRQADLVVSTIPAHAADPVAKELHQDRPGVAWGVSSKTPILLDVVYSPKPSLLLQAWRRVRGGVALSGERMLLYQAVRQVAHMTGTPLMQVPVEAMDRALREVVW
- the uvrC gene encoding UvrABC system protein C, with translation MSRSCFERHSSGVWHKTAQTLIESTATGSESSDGVNVNGAPLLGDSRDLFRPKAGDIPAQPGVYKWRDGDGRVIYVGKAKNLRNRLSNYFQPLVNLHPRTQTMVLTARSLEWTVVGTELESLTLEYTWIKEFDPRFNVVFRDDKTYPYLAVSVGEQVPRVWMTRIRKRRDTRYFGPYAKVWDVRHTLDALLKTYSVRTCTPGVFHKAQLSGRPCLLASIGKCSAPCVGRISPEDHRKMVAELVGVMTGRLGKSYKAGLRRQMKEASQELNFEKAARLRDQIAMLETVIEQNSVVFNSDVDADIFGMASDELEASVHAFFVRAGAIRGERSWSVERVEDVSDGELMSDLITQVYSDLVSEHQQEEDPNLPALALPGGEESSIEVAQKRDALGSTQRVTALDAADRAKATKARHERQEQTGRADLLEPIAPVPREVVVPVQPERTEDLETWLTGIRGGAVTIRVASRGEKKALMDRAQANAQQSLQRSKMSRISDLGARSAAMNDVAQALGLKQAPLRIECYDISNTVAGAFQVASMVVFEDAIAKKSEYRRFAIRGEDGKGALDDTSAIYETLTRRFKHGNIAGDSGESIENERQLQRAVEADHQQPEEARVSQDPIAVTDSSQIVQQNTQPRHFAYKPNLIVVDGGKPQVQAAARALHDAGISDVALCGLAKRLEEVWVPDDDYPIILKRQSQGMYLLQRVRDESHRFAITYHRQTRRKGSLRSVLDDIPGIGQTYQKRLLRAFGSVKKMRQASLEELQAVPGVGQAKAESIYQALHDEDGVGSSAQSAPSQVKTQESTADE
- the uvrA_2 gene encoding UvrABC system protein A — protein: MVEGHGTLIADLSQLPNDRKIVVQGARAHNLKNVNLSIPRNKMVVFTGLSGSGKSSLAFDTLFAEGQRRYVESLSAYARQFLGQMDKPDVDFIEGLSPAVSIDQKTTNRNPRSTVGTITEVYDYFRLLFARTGIPHCPVCGAEVRAQTPQQIVDSLMAKPEGTRFQLLAPIARGRKGEFVETLSLLRSDGYARAIIDGQMHQLSDDIKLAKQKKHTIEVVVDRLVIKPSARQRLTDSVETALTLAKGLVVADFVDLDEKDSERRQPFSEHRSCPNGHELELDEIEPRTFSFNAPYGACPACSGLGFSLEIDPELVVPDPDKSLKDGAIEPWSSTKTQQRFYGHMLDGLAEEMGFSTATPWKKLPKDVQHAVMYGHDFNVKVSYRNRWGRLREYTTGFEGVVRTLMRRRDETDSDSMKQYYESYMREVPCQVCEGKRLKPEVLAVTVDGLSIAQVCDMPISKSCQWVEDLHMAGAQAKIAGEVLKEIRARLRFLNDVGLNYLTLSRAAATLSGGEAQRIRLATQIGSGLVGVMYVLDEPSIGLHQRDNERLIATLKRLRDLGNTLIVVEHDEDTIREADWLVDIGPGAGEHGGEVIYSGPSAGLTQASRSITGDYIAGRRQIAVPAHRRKISRSKQLTVVGARENNLKNLKVQFPLGVMTLVTGVSGSGKSTLVNSILYPVLADELNNARIVPGKHTRVEGLDQVRKVIHVDQNPIGRTPRSNPATYTGVWDKIRQLFAKTPEAQVRGYGPGRFSFNVKGGRCEACHGDGTIKIEMNFLPDVYVQCETCHGKRYNRETLEVTYKGKTVSDVLDMPIEQAADFFSAYPSISRYLRTLVDVGLGYIRLGQPAPTLSGGESQRVKLATELQRRSDGKTVYILDEPTTGLHFDDVHKLLGVLQGLVDKGNTVIIIEHNLDVVKTADWVIDLGPEGGDGGGTVVAEGTPEQVAANPKSWTGRFLKPMLDASKVEKAGRTSSAAKKPSRSQASKSRSKA